A stretch of the Lentimicrobium sp. L6 genome encodes the following:
- a CDS encoding ISAs1 family transposase — protein NIITIDAMGTQTDIADKIIESEADYILAVKGNQEQLLEHIKDEFRFAKQIEKNENIDIGHGRIETRKCSVITDFQFIENDDNKWNKLTQIVKLESIREFKNSDKQTKKASRYYITSRNDSAEKYQDYIRSHWGVENKLHWTLDVAFSEDSSTKRNNNTAQNNSILLKIALNLLKKEKSEKQGIADKRLKAGWNEEYLLRVLNTKV, from the coding sequence AATATTATCACTATTGATGCCATGGGAACTCAAACTGATATCGCCGATAAAATTATAGAAAGTGAAGCAGATTATATTTTAGCTGTTAAAGGAAATCAAGAACAATTATTAGAGCATATAAAAGATGAGTTTCGTTTCGCAAAACAAATTGAAAAAAATGAAAATATTGATATAGGACATGGTAGAATCGAAACAAGAAAATGCAGTGTAATAACAGATTTTCAATTTATAGAGAACGATGATAACAAATGGAATAAATTAACTCAGATAGTTAAATTAGAATCAATTAGAGAGTTTAAGAATAGCGATAAACAAACTAAAAAAGCATCCCGATATTACATTACCAGCAGGAATGATTCGGCTGAGAAGTATCAGGATTATATCCGTTCACATTGGGGAGTTGAGAATAAATTGCATTGGACTTTAGATGTGGCGTTCTCTGAAGATTCCTCGACAAAAAGAAATAATAATACTGCTCAAAATAATTCTATACTTCTTAAAATCGCTTTGAACTTACTGAAAAAAGAGAAATCAGAAAAGCAGGGAATAGCAGATAAAAGACTTAAGGCTGGTTGGAATGAAGAATATTTACTTAGGGTTCTAAATACTAAAGTATGA